The following proteins are co-located in the Actinomycetes bacterium genome:
- the rplP gene encoding 50S ribosomal protein L16, which produces MLIPRRVKHRKQHHPSRRGVAKGGTKVVNGEWGLQAITPAYVTNRQIEAARIAINRRVRRGGRLWINIYPDRPLTKKPAETRMGSGKGSPEWWVANVKPGRVMFELSYPDEEIAREALERAAHKLPLKCRIVRRDMSEG; this is translated from the coding sequence ATGCTCATCCCGCGCAGGGTGAAGCACCGCAAGCAGCACCACCCGAGCAGGCGTGGTGTCGCCAAGGGCGGCACCAAAGTTGTGAACGGCGAGTGGGGCCTGCAAGCCATCACCCCCGCCTACGTCACCAACCGACAGATCGAAGCAGCTCGTATCGCCATCAACCGACGGGTTCGTCGTGGCGGCCGACTGTGGATCAACATTTACCCAGACCGGCCGCTGACCAAGAAGCCAGCGGAAACCCGGATGGGTTCGGGTAAGGGCTCACCGGAATGGTGGGTAGCCAACGTGAAGCCCGGGCGAGTGATGTTCGAACTGTCCTACCCCGATGAAGAGATTGCCCGCGAGGCACTCGAGCGCGCCGCACACAAACTGCCGCTGAAGTGCCGGATCGTGCGACGAGATATGAGTGAGGGCTGA
- the rpmC gene encoding 50S ribosomal protein L29 — protein MMAATKTADLRKLADDELENTLAEHKTELFNLRFQSATGQLESHGRLRAVRRDIARIYTVLRERELGITTLDEDQDGAA, from the coding sequence CTGATGGCTGCAACCAAGACCGCTGATCTCCGCAAGCTTGCTGATGACGAGCTGGAGAACACCCTGGCGGAGCACAAGACCGAGTTGTTCAACCTGCGGTTCCAATCCGCGACTGGCCAGTTGGAAAGCCATGGCCGGCTGCGGGCAGTCCGCCGGGATATCGCGCGCATCTACACCGTGTTGCGCGAGCGAGAGTTGGGCATCACCACACTCGACGAGGATCAGGATGGTGCCGCATGA
- the rpsQ gene encoding 30S ribosomal protein S17: MTEEAVTQDKTEATGRGYRKTREGLVVSDKMDKTVVVAVEDRFKHPLYGKVVRRTSKLKAHDANNEAAPGDRVLLMETRPTSATKRWRVVEILEKAK; encoded by the coding sequence ATGACGGAGGAAGCAGTGACCCAAGACAAGACTGAGGCCACCGGGCGCGGCTATCGCAAGACCCGCGAGGGCCTAGTGGTGAGTGACAAGATGGACAAGACAGTCGTGGTGGCGGTCGAGGACCGGTTCAAGCACCCGCTATACGGCAAGGTGGTGCGTCGCACCAGCAAACTGAAGGCACATGACGCCAACAACGAGGCCGCCCCCGGCGACCGCGTTCTGCTCATGGAGACCCGACCCACGTCGGCGACAAAGCGCTGGCGGGTAGTCGAGATCCTCGAGAAAGCCAAGTAG